Proteins co-encoded in one Stenotrophomonas maltophilia genomic window:
- the metK gene encoding methionine adenosyltransferase, with product MSSYLFTSESVSEGHPDKVADQISDAVLDAILTQDQRARVACETMVKTGVAIVAGEITTSAWIDLEALTRKVITDIGYDSSDVGFDGATCGVLNLIGKQSPHIAQGVDRKKPEEMGAGDQGLMFGYATNETDSYMPAAIHLSHRLVEQQAKIRKKKNSPLSWLRPDAKSQVTLRYENGVVSAIDAVVLSTQHAPGIKQKDLIEAVREEIIKPVLPAKWLHKGTKFHINPTGKFEIGGPVGDCGLTGRKIIVDTYGGWARHGGGAFSGKDPSKVDRSAAYAARYVAKNVVAAGLADRCEVQVSYAIGVAEPTSISVTTFGTGKISDDKIEKLIRKHFDLRPYGIIKMLDLVHPMYQQTAAYGHFGRKPKEFSYLNGEGETVNATAFSWEKTDRAAALRADAKLK from the coding sequence ATGTCCAGCTATCTCTTCACCTCCGAGTCGGTCTCCGAAGGCCATCCGGACAAGGTTGCCGACCAGATCTCCGATGCGGTGCTGGACGCGATCCTGACCCAGGACCAGCGCGCCCGCGTGGCCTGCGAGACCATGGTCAAGACCGGTGTTGCCATTGTGGCCGGTGAAATCACCACCAGCGCCTGGATCGACCTGGAAGCGCTGACCCGCAAGGTCATCACGGACATCGGCTACGACAGCTCCGACGTCGGCTTCGACGGCGCCACCTGCGGCGTGCTGAACCTGATCGGCAAGCAGTCGCCGCACATCGCCCAGGGCGTGGACCGCAAGAAGCCGGAAGAAATGGGCGCGGGCGACCAGGGCCTGATGTTCGGCTATGCCACCAACGAGACCGACAGCTACATGCCGGCCGCGATCCACCTGTCGCACCGCTTGGTCGAGCAGCAGGCCAAGATCCGCAAGAAGAAGAACTCGCCGCTGTCGTGGCTGCGCCCGGACGCCAAGAGCCAGGTCACCCTGCGCTATGAAAACGGCGTGGTCTCGGCCATCGACGCGGTAGTCCTGTCGACCCAGCACGCCCCGGGCATCAAGCAGAAGGACCTCATCGAGGCCGTCCGCGAAGAGATCATCAAGCCGGTGCTGCCGGCCAAGTGGCTGCACAAGGGCACCAAGTTCCACATCAACCCGACCGGCAAGTTCGAGATCGGCGGCCCGGTGGGCGACTGCGGCCTGACCGGCCGCAAGATCATCGTCGACACCTACGGCGGCTGGGCCCGTCACGGTGGTGGCGCGTTCTCCGGCAAGGACCCGTCCAAGGTCGACCGTTCGGCTGCCTACGCCGCGCGCTACGTTGCCAAGAACGTCGTTGCCGCCGGCCTGGCCGACCGTTGCGAAGTGCAGGTCTCCTACGCCATCGGCGTGGCTGAGCCGACCTCGATCTCGGTCACCACCTTCGGCACCGGCAAGATCAGCGACGACAAGATCGAGAAGCTGATCCGCAAGCACTTCGACCTGCGCCCGTACGGCATCATCAAGATGCTCGACCTGGTGCACCCGATGTACCAGCAGACCGCGGCCTATGGCCACTTCGGCCGCAAGCCGAAGGAGTTCAGCTACCTCAACGGCGAAGGCGAGACCGTCAACGCCACGGCCTTCTCCTGGGAGAAGACCGACCGCGCCGCCGCCCTGCGCGCCGATGCGAAGCTGAAGTAA
- a CDS encoding acyl-CoA thioesterase, with protein sequence MSTELKTHQLSMTVLMSPEMANFSGKVHGGAILRLLDQVAYACASRYAGRYVVTLSVDQVMFRQPIAVGELVTFLASVNHTGTSSMEIGIKVVAEDILKRSVRHANSCFFTMVAVDEDGRPTPVPPLQPATSDEKRRQAAAQIRRQLRQEMEQRHLELLASNPPSAEE encoded by the coding sequence ATGTCGACCGAACTGAAAACCCACCAGCTGTCCATGACCGTGCTGATGTCGCCGGAGATGGCCAATTTCTCCGGCAAGGTCCACGGCGGCGCCATCCTGCGCCTGCTCGACCAGGTGGCCTACGCCTGCGCCAGCCGCTACGCCGGCCGCTACGTGGTCACCCTGTCGGTGGACCAGGTGATGTTCCGCCAGCCGATCGCGGTGGGTGAACTGGTCACTTTCCTGGCCTCGGTGAACCATACCGGCACCTCGTCGATGGAAATCGGCATCAAGGTGGTGGCCGAGGACATCCTCAAGCGCAGCGTGCGCCACGCCAACAGCTGCTTCTTCACCATGGTGGCGGTGGATGAGGACGGTCGGCCGACGCCGGTGCCGCCGTTGCAGCCGGCCACCTCCGATGAGAAGCGCCGCCAGGCCGCCGCGCAGATCCGCCGCCAGCTGCGCCAGGAAATGGAACAGCGCCATCTGGAACTGCTGGCGTCGAACCCGCCCTCGGCGGAGGAATGA